One Sulfurimonas sp. genomic window carries:
- a CDS encoding cytochrome C, whose product MSKFFIFSSFMVIFALSSAEAALHKGQKEYLKQCSKCHPGGQTFISKKYIREWEQIMKNNGEELAKMHLTSGDEKAKPSHEYFKNKESKDNAIHLMQFLMEYAKDSGKVPACN is encoded by the coding sequence ATGAGTAAATTTTTTATTTTTTCTTCATTTATGGTTATTTTTGCTCTATCTAGTGCAGAAGCTGCATTGCATAAAGGGCAAAAAGAGTATTTGAAACAGTGTTCAAAATGTCATCCGGGCGGGCAGACATTTATCTCTAAAAAATATATTAGAGAGTGGGAACAGATTATGAAAAATAACGGTGAAGAGTTGGCAAAAATGCATTTAACCAGTGGCGATGAAAAAGCAAAGCCATCACATGAATATTTTAAAAATAAAGAATCAAAAGATAACGCAATCCATTTAATGCAATTTTTGATGGAGTATGCAAAAGACAGCGGTAAAGTTCCTGCCTGTAATTAA
- the argH gene encoding argininosuccinate lyase, with amino-acid sequence MDKMWSGRFLAGASTLLEEFNGSIMFDRELYIEDIEGSVAHATMLEAQGILTADEFTQIRDGLNQVKNEIERGEFEWKIGDEDIHMSVEKRLTAIIGDAGKKLHTARSRNDQVAVDFRRYVLRKNLEIVDALKFLMDEILIIASKHTTTLMPGMTHLQHAQPINFAFHLSAYLSMFKRDIERFESSYARNNISPLGCAALAGTPHKIDRDMTAELLGFSGVSVNCLDTVSDRDFALEILFNISTMMMHISRLSEELVMWSSYEFRFIELSDEYSTGSSIMPQKKNPDVPELLRGKTGRVYGSLMGLLTVMKGLPLAYNKDTQEDKEGVFDAVKTAQISLEILKEALKTMTVKPQNMLSACKVGHLSATDLADYLVQKCDIPFREAHFITGKAVAKSEELKIDLSDIELKYLQEIDSRISEDVLKFLSIENSMNARTSAGGTSTQRTDEQLKYFKNFLKI; translated from the coding sequence ATGGACAAAATGTGGTCTGGTCGCTTTTTGGCGGGTGCATCAACTCTTTTGGAAGAGTTTAACGGCTCTATCATGTTTGATAGAGAACTTTATATTGAAGATATTGAAGGCTCTGTTGCTCATGCGACAATGCTTGAAGCACAAGGGATTTTAACGGCTGATGAATTCACTCAAATAAGAGATGGATTAAATCAGGTTAAAAATGAGATTGAGCGGGGTGAATTTGAGTGGAAAATCGGCGATGAAGATATCCATATGTCTGTTGAAAAACGCCTCACTGCAATTATAGGCGATGCAGGGAAAAAACTCCATACTGCAAGAAGCCGTAACGATCAAGTTGCAGTAGATTTCCGCCGTTATGTTCTTCGTAAAAATTTAGAGATAGTTGACGCACTTAAGTTTTTAATGGATGAGATTTTGATTATTGCCTCAAAACATACCACTACGCTAATGCCCGGTATGACGCATCTTCAACATGCTCAGCCGATTAATTTTGCTTTTCATCTAAGTGCATATTTGTCAATGTTTAAAAGAGATATTGAGAGATTTGAGAGTTCATACGCAAGAAATAATATCTCTCCTTTGGGATGTGCGGCACTTGCCGGAACCCCTCACAAAATTGACAGAGATATGACCGCCGAGCTTTTGGGTTTTAGCGGCGTAAGCGTAAACTGCCTTGATACGGTAAGTGATAGGGATTTTGCATTGGAGATTTTGTTCAATATTTCAACTATGATGATGCATATATCCCGCTTAAGCGAAGAGTTGGTTATGTGGTCAAGCTACGAGTTTAGATTTATTGAGCTTAGCGATGAGTACTCAACAGGCTCGTCAATTATGCCTCAAAAGAAAAACCCTGATGTTCCGGAACTTCTTCGCGGTAAAACAGGACGGGTTTACGGTTCTTTGATGGGACTCTTAACCGTTATGAAAGGACTTCCTTTAGCTTACAATAAAGATACGCAAGAAGACAAAGAAGGTGTTTTTGATGCAGTAAAAACTGCGCAAATTTCATTAGAGATACTTAAAGAAGCACTAAAAACAATGACCGTCAAGCCTCAAAATATGTTAAGCGCTTGTAAAGTCGGACACTTAAGCGCTACTGATTTGGCAGATTATCTAGTTCAAAAATGTGATATCCCTTTTAGAGAAGCTCACTTTATTACGGGCAAAGCAGTAGCAAAGAGTGAAGAGTTAAAAATTGATTTGAGTGATATCGAGCTAAAATATCTTCAAGAGATAGATAGCAGAATCAGCGAAGATGTTTTAAAATTTTTATCAATTGAAAACTCTATGAATGCCAGAACTTCTGCAGGCGGAACTTCTACGCAAAGAACAGATGAACAATTAAAATATTTTAAAAACTTCTTGAAAATCTAG
- a CDS encoding OsmC family protein has product MRVTISHLNEMKFEAKTEKSSFIIDCPVITPIEYFLAGIISCSATDMVMMPKNQNKTVTNLVIDGDAVRNDDFPKKFNTLHLDYRFDSDADDTVAARWVMASLETYCSTINTIRDSVAVSYSVTHNGKKIKENEKIISGGGLKIDMGKIESCPS; this is encoded by the coding sequence ATGAGAGTAACGATATCGCATTTAAATGAGATGAAGTTTGAAGCAAAAACGGAGAAAAGCAGTTTTATTATTGATTGCCCGGTTATAACCCCGATAGAGTATTTTTTGGCAGGAATTATCTCATGCAGTGCCACAGATATGGTTATGATGCCGAAAAATCAAAATAAAACAGTTACAAATTTAGTAATTGACGGTGATGCAGTTAGAAATGACGATTTTCCTAAAAAATTCAATACCTTGCATCTTGATTACAGATTTGATTCCGATGCGGATGATACCGTAGCTGCTAGATGGGTTATGGCTTCATTGGAGACATACTGTTCTACGATCAATACTATCAGAGATTCCGTAGCCGTATCGTACTCTGTAACTCATAACGGAAAAAAGATTAAAGAGAATGAAAAAATCATCTCAGGCGGCGGCTTAAAAATAGATATGGGAAAAATTGAGAGTTGCCCGTCGTAG
- a CDS encoding histidine triad nucleotide-binding protein, whose translation MCIFCKIINNEIPSNIILENENFLAFHDINPKAPVHILAVPKVHVDSFNEVTPQIMKDMTVFMQDVAKEIGIDKSGYRIITNIGEDGGQEVKHLHFHILGGAKLAWSHLSDADPKSMI comes from the coding sequence ATGTGCATATTTTGTAAAATAATTAACAACGAAATACCCTCAAATATTATATTAGAAAATGAAAATTTTTTGGCGTTTCACGATATAAATCCAAAAGCTCCGGTACATATACTGGCTGTTCCGAAAGTGCATGTGGATAGTTTTAATGAAGTAACGCCTCAAATTATGAAAGATATGACTGTATTTATGCAAGATGTTGCAAAAGAGATAGGAATCGACAAAAGCGGATATAGAATTATAACAAACATCGGTGAAGACGGAGGGCAAGAGGTAAAACACCTCCATTTTCATATACTTGGCGGAGCAAAACTTGCATGGTCGCATTTAAGCGACGCAGACCCAAAGAGTATGATTTAA
- the pheS gene encoding phenylalanine--tRNA ligase subunit alpha, which yields MKDWYDAIKEAQSVDKIEEIRIAVFGKKGVLAAEFARMKEAPDEEKSKIAQELNIHKNALMNELTARKIVLQTLELQAHMKAQAVDVTMFSSNSQAGALHPVMETMDKIVEYFSSMNFAVRTGTMVEDDFNNFEALNLPKYHPARDMQDTFYFKDEMLLRTHTSPVQIRTMMSTKPPIRMIAPGAVFRRDYDITHTPMFHQVEGLLVDQEGKVSFANLKFILEDFLKYMFGDVKVRFRPSFFPFTEPSAEVDISCVFCKGEGCRVCSKTGWLEVLGCGIVDPNVFKAVKYENVSGYAFGLGVERFAMLIHQIGDLRSLFEGDIKLLEQFR from the coding sequence TTGAAAGATTGGTATGACGCGATAAAAGAAGCACAGAGTGTTGATAAAATTGAAGAAATTCGTATAGCCGTGTTTGGAAAAAAAGGTGTTTTGGCGGCAGAATTTGCTAGAATGAAAGAAGCACCTGATGAAGAAAAATCAAAAATTGCACAAGAGTTAAACATTCATAAAAATGCACTTATGAATGAATTAACTGCTAGAAAAATAGTTCTTCAAACATTAGAACTGCAAGCACATATGAAAGCGCAAGCCGTTGATGTGACTATGTTTAGCTCAAATTCCCAAGCAGGCGCACTGCATCCGGTTATGGAGACTATGGATAAAATAGTAGAATATTTTTCATCTATGAATTTTGCAGTAAGAACGGGAACAATGGTGGAGGATGATTTTAATAACTTTGAAGCTCTAAATCTTCCAAAATATCATCCTGCCCGCGATATGCAAGATACATTTTATTTTAAAGACGAGATGCTGCTTCGTACACATACATCGCCAGTTCAGATAAGAACAATGATGAGTACAAAGCCTCCTATCCGCATGATAGCACCGGGAGCAGTTTTTAGAAGAGATTACGATATCACCCATACTCCTATGTTTCATCAAGTCGAGGGGCTTTTGGTTGATCAAGAGGGAAAGGTCTCTTTTGCAAATCTGAAGTTTATTTTAGAAGATTTTTTAAAGTATATGTTTGGTGATGTAAAAGTTCGTTTTCGTCCTAGTTTCTTCCCTTTTACGGAGCCTTCGGCAGAGGTAGATATTTCATGTGTATTTTGTAAAGGCGAGGGTTGCAGAGTTTGTTCTAAAACCGGATGGCTGGAAGTCTTAGGTTGCGGAATCGTAGATCCTAATGTCTTTAAAGCAGTAAAATATGAAAATGTGAGTGGATATGCTTTTGGTCTCGGTGTTGAGAGATTTGCAATGCTGATTCATCAAATAGGAGATCTTCGTTCGCTTTTTGAGGGAGATATTAAGTTGCTGGAGCAGTTTCGATGA
- the pheT gene encoding phenylalanine--tRNA ligase subunit beta — translation MIVTRSWLNEWIDLNGISTDQLVKTFNSIGLEVDSISTYKVPQKIVFGRVLECEKHPDADKLNVCKVDVGDAVLQIVCGASNVRASLDVVVATVGAVMPDGMVIRQAKLRGVESEGMICSAKEIGLPDSKDGIMELDGSIGKFKLGQEVCENTIFSDDIIEIELTANRGDCLSIRGIARDLSAAFDRVLRERNIKESEEKRVGIGRILALSHENNLNVNIRYKAVDLKELKLSFVVKLRLLQIEEKKETDIESAIAYATHSSGVVLRAYNHSFFCAKDEILAKASLCQDENGFASIMARENKKASTIGITQEDASKATSDEGIVLIEASYIPPDIISKKMQSKKMAVGHSYYRASRGSEPDLDQGLNYCIDFIESNSASSVFGGTIELYDMHEDKIISVSKKEIDEIVGANIDKAKITKILKNLGFETTKLSAEDFVVSVPKFRHDISNRQDIAEEIVRLIGIDNIPSKPFTFTEDNRLGDDYFRYKKRQTYRHKAAYSGFFESVSFVFDDKKILQEYGFETLDESKELLNPIVNTLDTLRSTLLSGLLRAASNNSKNGYSSVKLFEVGSVFSSQREESLKMAMLFSGDRESQSLSNFGKPLKVDFGFFAQRVSNIIGEFELREFKTRHSLSHPFQCAAVVIDGETVGELFRLHPNVEESYDLGVTYMCELDFEKLPSGLKTAKRTSKYQASYRDLSIVMPKEMSYEKVKDVIEKSEIEKLVRFYPVDKYCDESLGENMSLSIRFVLQSNDKTLEEEDITEAMDTILNALSSELGIGIR, via the coding sequence ATGATAGTTACTAGAAGTTGGTTAAACGAGTGGATAGATTTAAACGGTATATCTACGGATCAGTTGGTAAAAACATTTAACTCTATCGGTTTAGAGGTAGACAGTATCTCAACTTATAAAGTTCCTCAAAAAATAGTATTCGGTAGAGTTTTAGAGTGCGAAAAGCACCCGGATGCGGATAAGTTGAATGTTTGTAAAGTAGATGTCGGAGATGCTGTTTTACAAATTGTTTGCGGTGCTTCAAATGTTAGAGCCTCTCTTGATGTAGTAGTTGCAACAGTCGGTGCAGTTATGCCTGACGGAATGGTTATAAGACAGGCAAAACTTCGCGGTGTTGAGTCTGAGGGTATGATTTGTTCTGCTAAAGAGATAGGTTTGCCGGATTCAAAAGATGGAATAATGGAGCTTGATGGCAGTATCGGAAAATTCAAACTGGGTCAAGAAGTTTGTGAAAACACGATATTTAGCGATGATATTATAGAGATAGAGCTAACCGCTAATCGTGGTGACTGTTTAAGCATTAGAGGTATTGCAAGAGATTTGAGTGCAGCTTTTGATAGAGTGCTTAGAGAAAGAAATATAAAAGAGAGTGAAGAAAAAAGAGTCGGGATAGGACGGATTTTAGCTCTTTCGCATGAAAATAATTTAAATGTAAATATTCGCTATAAAGCTGTGGATTTAAAAGAATTAAAATTGTCTTTTGTCGTTAAACTTAGACTTTTACAAATAGAAGAGAAAAAAGAGACGGATATAGAGTCTGCTATAGCCTATGCAACGCATAGCAGCGGAGTTGTTTTAAGAGCATACAATCATAGCTTTTTCTGTGCCAAAGATGAGATTTTGGCAAAAGCATCATTATGTCAGGATGAGAATGGTTTTGCATCAATAATGGCAAGAGAAAATAAGAAAGCTTCCACTATAGGAATAACTCAAGAAGATGCTTCTAAAGCAACTAGCGATGAGGGAATTGTCTTAATTGAAGCTAGCTATATTCCGCCGGATATTATCTCTAAAAAAATGCAAAGTAAAAAAATGGCTGTCGGTCATAGTTACTATAGAGCTTCAAGAGGGAGCGAACCTGATTTAGATCAAGGTTTGAATTATTGTATAGATTTTATTGAATCAAACTCTGCTTCATCAGTTTTTGGCGGTACGATTGAACTTTATGATATGCACGAAGATAAAATCATAAGCGTCAGTAAAAAAGAGATTGATGAGATTGTCGGTGCCAATATTGATAAAGCTAAAATAACAAAAATATTAAAAAACTTGGGTTTTGAGACTACCAAGTTATCAGCTGAGGATTTTGTTGTTTCGGTTCCGAAATTTAGACACGATATATCAAACAGACAGGATATTGCCGAAGAGATTGTTCGTTTAATCGGTATTGACAATATCCCTTCAAAGCCTTTTACCTTTACTGAAGACAACAGACTCGGGGATGATTATTTTAGGTATAAAAAAAGACAGACATATAGACATAAAGCAGCTTATAGCGGATTTTTTGAGTCTGTCTCTTTTGTTTTTGACGATAAAAAAATTTTACAAGAGTATGGATTTGAAACCCTTGATGAGAGTAAAGAACTGCTTAATCCTATCGTAAATACGCTAGATACTCTAAGATCTACACTCTTGAGTGGATTGCTTAGAGCTGCATCAAACAACTCTAAAAACGGATACTCGTCGGTAAAACTATTTGAAGTAGGTTCCGTATTTAGCTCACAAAGAGAAGAATCTTTAAAGATGGCTATGCTCTTTAGCGGAGATAGAGAGTCCCAAAGTTTATCAAACTTTGGGAAACCATTAAAAGTCGATTTTGGATTTTTTGCTCAAAGAGTTTCAAATATTATAGGAGAGTTTGAACTTCGTGAGTTTAAAACGAGACATTCGCTCTCACACCCTTTTCAGTGTGCTGCCGTAGTCATAGACGGTGAAACTGTCGGAGAGCTTTTCCGTCTTCATCCAAATGTAGAAGAGAGTTATGATTTAGGCGTAACATATATGTGTGAACTTGATTTTGAAAAACTGCCGAGCGGTCTAAAAACTGCAAAAAGAACTTCAAAATATCAAGCGTCATATAGAGATTTGAGTATTGTAATGCCAAAAGAGATGAGTTACGAAAAAGTCAAAGATGTTATAGAAAAATCTGAAATAGAGAAGCTTGTTCGTTTTTATCCTGTTGATAAATATTGTGATGAATCACTAGGTGAAAATATGAGTCTATCTATCCGTTTTGTTTTGCAATCAAATGATAAAACGCTTGAAGAAGAAGATATTACAGAAGCAATGGATACTATTTTAAATGCTCTTAGCAGTGAACTTGGGATTGGGATTAGATGA
- the aroA gene encoding 3-phosphoshikimate 1-carboxyvinyltransferase: MKSIKVSKAAKFSLRISEIAPDKSISHRCAMFAMLADGTSEITNFLRAEDTLNSLKIVKNLGATVEDDGVTIKISSDGIKESSEILDCGNSGTGMRLFCGLLSSAEGHFVLTGDEYLRRRPMKRVTAPLRDIGAKLDGRNNGDLAPLSIRGASLRAFNYESKIASAQVKSAMILAALRADGECSYSEPELSRDHTERMLKGMGAGIEVDGLVTKIKPMKKLLSPLKIRVPADPSSAFFFAVAAAITPNSDVVLEGVTLNPTRIEAFEALRRMGADIRYETTDNKYEPIGNIYVRQAPLKAITVEDNISWLIDELPALSIAFACAEGVSVVKNAEELRVKESDRISTVVNGLRACGIEVDEVHDGYSVKGSELKASTINSHGDHRIAMSFMIAGIKCGIEVEDVECVNTSFPNFFELLQKITKIEAV, translated from the coding sequence ATGAAAAGTATAAAAGTTAGCAAAGCGGCGAAATTTTCACTTCGTATTTCTGAGATAGCACCTGATAAATCAATATCTCACAGATGCGCAATGTTTGCTATGTTAGCAGACGGAACAAGCGAGATAACTAACTTTTTAAGAGCAGAAGACACGCTAAACTCTCTAAAAATCGTAAAAAATTTAGGTGCAACAGTAGAAGATGACGGTGTAACTATAAAGATAAGTTCTGACGGTATAAAAGAGAGCAGCGAAATACTAGATTGCGGAAATTCAGGAACGGGAATGAGGCTTTTTTGCGGGCTTTTAAGTTCGGCAGAGGGGCATTTTGTTTTAACGGGAGACGAATATCTTCGCCGTCGTCCTATGAAGCGTGTAACTGCTCCGCTTCGTGATATAGGTGCAAAGCTTGATGGCAGAAATAACGGTGATTTGGCACCGCTGAGCATAAGAGGAGCGTCTCTTAGAGCATTTAATTATGAGAGTAAAATCGCTTCGGCACAAGTTAAGAGTGCTATGATTTTAGCTGCTCTACGAGCTGATGGAGAGTGTAGCTATAGTGAGCCGGAACTTAGCCGAGATCATACAGAGAGAATGTTAAAAGGTATGGGCGCGGGGATAGAAGTAGATGGACTTGTAACTAAAATAAAACCTATGAAAAAACTTCTCTCACCATTAAAAATAAGGGTTCCGGCTGACCCATCAAGTGCGTTTTTCTTTGCAGTTGCAGCTGCGATTACTCCAAATTCAGATGTTGTTTTAGAGGGTGTTACGCTAAATCCGACACGCATTGAAGCATTTGAAGCATTACGCAGAATGGGTGCCGATATAAGATATGAGACTACGGATAACAAGTATGAGCCGATTGGAAATATATATGTAAGACAGGCTCCGCTTAAAGCTATAACGGTTGAAGATAATATATCTTGGCTTATTGACGAACTTCCGGCACTCTCTATCGCTTTTGCGTGTGCAGAGGGTGTGAGTGTGGTAAAAAATGCAGAGGAACTTAGAGTCAAAGAGAGTGATAGGATTTCAACCGTAGTAAACGGACTTAGAGCTTGCGGGATTGAAGTGGATGAAGTTCATGACGGTTATAGCGTAAAAGGCTCAGAACTTAAAGCTTCTACTATCAACAGCCATGGAGACCACAGAATAGCTATGAGTTTTATGATAGCGGGTATTAAGTGTGGAATAGAAGTAGAGGATGTTGAGTGTGTAAATACCTCTTTTCCAAACTTTTTTGAACTTTTACAAAAAATCACTAAAATAGAAGCAGTATGA
- a CDS encoding 4-hydroxy-3-methylbut-2-enyl diphosphate reductase, translated as MKIELAESYGFCFGVKRAIKIAEENKNSATYGPLIHNSKEIERLEKDFNVGLSDNHKSFASGDKAVIRTHGIPKNELAELKANNVNVVDATCPYVTKPQQICQEMSKQGYEIIIFGDDAHPEIKGVKSYAMYGATVVTSPKDLENLKLKEKIALVAQTTRRVEDYMEIANYLIPRHKEVRVFNTICNATFENQEAVRKISAKADVMIIVGGKNSSNTKELFKISCDNCKDSYHIEDEKELDFSWFDGKEFCGISAGASTPDWIIQNVVNAIENNLKN; from the coding sequence ATGAAAATTGAACTTGCCGAGAGTTATGGGTTTTGTTTTGGAGTAAAACGAGCTATAAAAATAGCAGAAGAGAATAAAAATTCTGCAACATACGGTCCGTTAATACATAATTCTAAAGAGATTGAACGCTTAGAGAAGGATTTTAATGTCGGGCTTTCCGATAATCATAAAAGTTTTGCCTCGGGTGATAAAGCCGTAATCAGAACTCATGGCATCCCAAAAAATGAGTTAGCTGAGTTAAAGGCGAATAATGTAAATGTTGTTGATGCAACTTGCCCGTATGTTACAAAACCGCAGCAAATTTGTCAGGAGATGAGCAAACAAGGGTATGAGATAATTATTTTCGGCGATGATGCCCATCCGGAGATTAAAGGCGTAAAAAGTTATGCAATGTACGGTGCAACCGTGGTTACATCGCCAAAAGACCTTGAAAATCTAAAGTTAAAAGAGAAGATTGCTTTAGTCGCTCAAACGACAAGACGAGTTGAGGATTATATGGAAATTGCAAACTATCTTATCCCAAGACATAAAGAAGTCAGGGTTTTTAACACGATATGCAATGCAACTTTTGAAAATCAAGAGGCTGTTAGAAAAATTTCTGCCAAAGCCGATGTTATGATAATCGTAGGCGGAAAAAATTCTTCAAATACTAAAGAGCTTTTTAAAATATCTTGCGACAATTGCAAAGACAGTTATCATATCGAAGATGAAAAAGAGTTGGATTTCTCATGGTTTGACGGTAAGGAGTTTTGCGGTATAAGTGCCGGTGCCTCAACGCCTGATTGGATTATACAAAATGTTGTTAATGCGATTGAAAATAATTTAAAAAATTAA
- a CDS encoding 30S ribosomal protein S1 — MAFDNESFEEENFAEMFAASEKQQETSRIVEGEIVEIQMDENRALVGVGDKLEGILSLDEISENGKLKFNVGDKIKVMVTGYYNERPKISYKKVLEQQKTIDFIDQHKENFEDIIIDGVITKKNRGGYVVEADDVSFFMPRSLAAFKDNDEVVGRKIKAQVVKIDPEQNSIVVSRRKLFNDERKKKKEIIDKLMENDALVEGTIKKITSYGMFVDVGGVDGLVHYNEISYKGPVNPSKLYKEGDSVMVKAISYDKDKRHLSLSIKAVQSDPWAEVESELDEGDTITVTVSNVEAYGVFVDLGNDIEGFLHISEISWDKNVKNPSDYLKVGQEIDVEVIEINPKTHKLRVSLKRLLPKPFDEFMKNHHEGDVISGTVTSLTDFGAFVRIDGVEGLLHNQDISWDKNVKCKDVLKAGDKVEVKIAKINAEDQKISLNRKALLESPIDAFAKTHKLNSIVTGTIRDIKDFGVFVSLGEGVDALIRDEDLAPLEKSDLAVGQKIEAAIAVVDTRRDRIRLSVKKLDYIKSQAMLEEINDNHSHSLGDLIKDKFK; from the coding sequence ATGGCGTTCGATAACGAATCATTTGAAGAAGAGAATTTTGCAGAAATGTTTGCTGCAAGCGAGAAGCAGCAAGAGACAAGTCGCATTGTAGAGGGTGAAATTGTTGAAATCCAAATGGATGAAAATAGAGCATTAGTAGGTGTTGGCGATAAACTGGAGGGTATTCTTAGTTTAGACGAAATCAGTGAAAATGGTAAATTGAAATTCAATGTTGGTGATAAAATTAAAGTAATGGTTACGGGATACTATAATGAGCGTCCTAAAATATCATATAAAAAAGTTTTAGAGCAACAAAAAACTATTGATTTTATTGATCAACACAAAGAAAACTTCGAAGATATAATTATTGACGGTGTCATTACTAAGAAAAATCGCGGCGGTTATGTAGTTGAAGCTGACGATGTGTCATTCTTTATGCCTCGTTCTTTAGCTGCTTTTAAAGATAACGATGAAGTTGTCGGCCGTAAAATCAAGGCTCAAGTAGTAAAAATAGATCCTGAGCAAAACTCAATCGTCGTATCTCGCCGTAAACTTTTTAACGATGAACGCAAAAAGAAAAAAGAGATTATTGACAAACTAATGGAAAATGATGCTCTTGTTGAGGGTACTATCAAAAAAATCACAAGCTACGGTATGTTTGTAGATGTAGGCGGGGTTGACGGTTTAGTACATTACAACGAAATCAGCTATAAAGGTCCCGTTAATCCTTCTAAGCTTTACAAAGAGGGCGATAGCGTAATGGTTAAGGCTATCTCTTACGATAAAGACAAAAGACACCTTTCATTATCTATTAAAGCAGTTCAATCTGATCCTTGGGCAGAAGTTGAGAGCGAGTTGGATGAGGGTGACACAATTACCGTAACTGTTTCAAATGTTGAAGCTTACGGTGTATTTGTCGACCTAGGAAACGATATTGAAGGCTTCTTGCATATATCTGAAATTTCTTGGGACAAAAATGTTAAAAATCCTAGCGATTACTTAAAAGTCGGTCAAGAAATTGATGTAGAAGTAATCGAGATAAACCCAAAAACTCATAAGCTTCGTGTTTCATTAAAAAGACTTTTACCAAAACCGTTTGATGAATTTATGAAAAATCACCATGAAGGTGATGTGATTTCAGGAACTGTTACATCTTTAACCGATTTTGGTGCATTTGTCCGTATTGACGGTGTTGAAGGTTTACTACACAATCAAGATATCTCTTGGGATAAAAATGTTAAGTGTAAAGATGTTCTAAAAGCAGGTGACAAAGTTGAAGTTAAGATTGCTAAAATCAATGCTGAAGATCAGAAAATATCATTAAACAGAAAAGCTCTTTTAGAGAGTCCGATAGATGCATTTGCAAAAACTCATAAGTTAAACAGCATTGTAACCGGAACAATTCGTGATATTAAAGATTTCGGTGTATTTGTATCTTTAGGAGAAGGTGTTGACGCACTTATCCGTGACGAGGATCTTGCTCCGTTAGAAAAAAGCGATTTAGCAGTGGGTCAAAAAATTGAAGCTGCAATCGCAGTCGTAGATACTCGCCGTGATCGTATTCGTCTATCTGTTAAAAAATTAGACTACATAAAAAGCCAAGCGATGCTTGAAGAGATTAATGACAATCACTCACACTCGTTAGGTGATTTAATTAAAGATAAATTTAAGTAA